The Osmia bicornis bicornis chromosome 11, iOsmBic2.1, whole genome shotgun sequence genome includes the window CAGCGTATATAGACATCAGCTATTTCTCCTCTTATCCAGACTTTTTCGCATTTGGAGTAACTTTGATCTTCTCTGGTAAGAAGACGAATGTATCGGCGATTCGCTTTTGCTGCACTTCGTTGAAAAatgttcattttcaatttaatcaatCGAATTGAAACGATCGTTTGTTTCGTTTCAGCCGCGTTGGCGTTCGGAGCTAAGGAGTCTTCGTTGGCCAACAACTTTTTCACCCTAGTGAATCTGTCGGTGGTGCTTTTTGTAATAATCGCCGGATCCCTTCAAGGTAAGACTTTCGTTGAATACGAGATGAATTGAAAAGATAACTAACCGAAAATGATTACGTGCAACGAAGCTGACGTAACGAATTGGAAAACGAAGCCCACGTGTACGGAAGAGAAGTGCGATTACGGAAGCGGAGGATTCGCGCCATATGGTATCGCGGGTATCATAACGGGAGCAGCTACGTGCTTTTACGGATTCATCGGTTTCGATTGCGTCGCCACTACCGGCGAGGAAGCAAAAGATCCACAAAGATCAATCCCCATTGCGATCGTCGCCTCGCTGACCGTAGTTTTTCTCGCGTATTTTGGCGTATCGACGGTCTTGACCACAGTTTTACCCTACTACGAACAGAATCCGGATGCCCCCTTTCCATATCTCTTCGATAGAATCGGATGGAGCTGGGCAAAATGGGTAGTTACGATAGGTGCCATTTGCGGTTTATGCGCCAGGTAATACAATTGTCAAGATccaagagaaataaaaatttcgtaTATTCGTATATCGCTGTTTCAGCTTATTAGGCGCAATGTTCCCTTTACCACGAGTAATTTACGCGATGGCTTCCGATGGATTGATATTCGGGTGGATGGGAAAAATTAGCTCTCGATTCCACACACCGATCATGGGCACCTTCTCCGCGGGAATTCTTACGGGTTTGTATCAGCGTATAGGTCCTGTTCGATTCTGTAAACGTACGAATAAGTACATGTACTTGCAGGTGTACTGGCTGCGATATTTGAATTGACTCAACTGGTAAACATGATGAGTATCGGGACCTTGCTCGCCTATTCGATCGTTGCGGCTTGCGTACTTATATTGCGGTAAATATCGATGTCACCCGAGTTGCTTAACGATATCCTGGAACATCGTTTTCTTACTCGTTTCAGATACGAGGAGAGCGAGGCGTacgagaagaaagagaatcCTGATCCAAGAACCTTGACGTTCATCGCGAAGCAGTTAATTAATGCTAACAAATTGAAACACTCCACGAAATTAACATCTCAAATCGTTACGATATTAGTTACGTGTTATGGTAAACTATCTTCTGTTTCATTATCGAATCATTCTTTTTCTATCGGACATTGTATATCAAATGATATTTTCCTTACAGTCCTGTTATGTATCTGCATCGGTTTTATGGCTTCGATGTACACCAACGAAATCGCGAGCGGTAAAAATACGATCGTTGTACCTTTAGCACTTTTAATAATCCTTTTACTGGttgttctttctttcatttatctACAACCGACATCTGGCAAAAAGCTTGCATTTTCAGTATGTATCGTCTCTCCTTAAAGACATGTATTTCATGAAGACGTACAAAGTTGATTGTGTGCCTTTTTAGGTTCCGCTGGTGCCATTTTTACCTGCGCTCAGTAttcttattaatatttatcttaTGATGATGTTGGATAAAATGACGTGGCTACGATTTTCGATATGGATGATAATCGGTGAGTaagatagaaaaaataaatgctCGTGAAATGGATCGTATTAGAAACAAAATGatcctcctctttcttttcttgcaGGTCTTTGTATATACTTCTGTTACGGCGTTTGGCACAGTAAAATGAGAAGGATAAAAGTCACGAATGTAAACGATAACGGATACGTTAAGGAAGAAGCATGGTAAAATGCCGAGTTTCCTAGACTTACATGGCACGCCTTTCTTCTCTATCCTTTTCCTTCAcaaataaacattttgtattaaatgaaatatttaattttcaagaaaataatttaaaaacaaaatacagAAAACTATAAGAACGTTTATGAGTTAACtttttatatctaaaataCTTTTATCAAAAAACATAGAAAAATACTGACTTTTAGAGAGCGAATAGAGATTTGAGATCGTTGAACGTAAGTTTCGAGGCGCCAGTGTTTTTGTGACCGGTTAGAACGTTCTGAGcaatttctattttcctttcttGTAATTGCTTTATACGCTCTTCTATCGTATTCTTACAAATAAACctgtaaataaagaaaatcgTACAATAAATAATGCAACGATATTTTATAGAGAATCGCATGTATAGAGAGAGCAGTATTACTAACTTATATATATGAACATCCTTTCTTTGTCCAAACCGATAAATCCTGTCCTGAGCTTGTACTTCAAGTTGCGGATTCCAATGGATATCTATTAACAGTAAGTGATTTCCTCCTACCAGATTTAATCCAACACCTCCTGCAGTCAGCGATAACAACAATATTTTTGGATTGCTATTCGGAATGTTAAACGAATCCATTATACCCTGAAAAACGATATTATTTAGAATTACAAATATATCTGTATTTTTTAAGGAAATACCTGTCTTTCTTTGATGGGCACGTTGCCAGTGAACATACTGAAAGTTGCACCTTTTACCGAAGACAAACAAGATGCAACAATATTCAAGACGCTTGTCCATTGAGAAACAATGATCATTTTGTCGCCTGTCTGTAAAATTTCTGTTACCGTGTCGAGCACTGCCTTCATCTAGATGcaaaacataaaattatctAGCAGCttaaataaaagatatttCAAACATATATAGGATAATTCACCTTAGAACTGACACGGTTAGACTTGAAAACAGGATTTTGAGACGTGAGTAAATTATTGGTTACTCTGTGATCAACGCCAGTATCTTTTTCATCATTCGCATCCCCATCGTCATCACATAACGTTATATTATTTAGTTGCATCAACACGCCAGGATCTAAATTTTCTGGATCAGTTATTCCGTTTTCTTGCATATCTTCTTGGTCTAGCATCGAATGAATAAGAGAAGGATGAACACAAATTTGACGTAATCTCAGTAAGAGAACCAAGATTTCGTGCGTTTTAACGTCAGCGTGTAACGACAATAACTTATTCTGGGCTTTAGTAAACTGAGTATTCTTatctaacaaaaaaaaaagaagtaaaataGTTATTTCGATGCATTTCGTGAaattttcgttttcttctaTACGTACTTGGATTTGAAAGAAAAGTTGGCCTGTCGTATTTTCCACCTGCTAAATCAAACATATGCTCTTTCTCGGCTCTTTGAGCCAAAAATTGAGCGAACAATGTACGAGAAAAGACGAGAACTTTTTCGTACACCAACTGCTCGTGGGAATCGAGTTCTACAAATACTTCTTCAATAAATTTCTCTGGTAAACAGTCTAACGCACCGCTAGCTTGAAGCTCTTGTTTCGTTCTACGTAACATCAATGCTTTCATCACGGTTGCTAATCTCTGACAAGCAGCGGCATTTTTATTATCTACCCAACGTTTCCACACGCGTATATCATCGAAAGGAGAACATTtgagaaatttcaaaatagaatataaatcCATCTCTTTATTTTGAATCGGTGTTCCAGTAAGAGCCCATCGTTTATTTGCCACCAGCTCGCAAACTGATTGGGATCCTTGACTTTTATGATTTCGGATTATATGTGCCTCGTCTAGTATTACTCTTTCCCAATGAATCTTGTATACCGTGGATCTGGTTTTAAATTCACGGGCTAGTATGTTATACGTTGTAATAACCACGTCATGTTTTGCTAATCTTTTTGGTACATTTTCCCGATTAGTACCGTGATGAACTACCACAGAAAGCATACGCCTTTTACATTTGTGATGTATTTCATTTTCCCATTGTGACAACAAAGACGCTGGGCAAACCACAAGTGTACCTCCTTTATGTCGTAACGGCTTATAATTATCCGTCCATTCGTCATCGTCAAATTCGTCCATCTTTTGAACATTCTTTTTAGCGTTACTATCTAAGATAAGAGATATCATTGTCAATGTCTTGCCCAAACCCATGTCATCAGCAAGAACACCTCCGGGTGGTTTTTGTTGCTCCCTCCACGTTAACCACGCTAACGCGTGTTGTTGATGTggcattaattttacattcaaACCCTGTGGATCTTCTGCTCTCTCATTTTCGGACGGTCTAGCTACAATAGATCCATGTAAATCTTGTAGTCTATCAGCTGTTAAAGCTGTCTCTTTTTCTAATGTTGTCTGTGCCTTTTTCCCAAGTTCTCTTGAAGACAAATTTGCTGTCGCATttggtaaatatttatagataGGAAATATTTCTTCTG containing:
- the LOC114875977 gene encoding cationic amino acid transporter 2 isoform X1 yields the protein MDSSLSVQRMLYNMKSWKVQSLCKAFSRKKDVTPSQDTKLARCLSTLDLTALGIGSTLGVGVYVLAGSVSKNTAGPAVIVSFAIAAIASMFAGLCYAEFGARVPRAGSAYVYSYVTMGEFTAFLIGWTLILEYVIGSASVVRGLSTYVDALFNNTMRNAFQSAAYIDISYFSSYPDFFAFGVTLIFSAALAFGAKESSLANNFFTLVNLSVVLFVIIAGSLQADVTNWKTKPTCTEEKCDYGSGGFAPYGIAGIITGAATCFYGFIGFDCVATTGEEAKDPQRSIPIAIVASLTVVFLAYFGVSTVLTTVLPYYEQNPDAPFPYLFDRIGWSWAKWVVTIGAICGLCASLLGAMFPLPRVIYAMASDGLIFGWMGKISSRFHTPIMGTFSAGILTGVLAAIFELTQLVNMMSIGTLLAYSIVAACVLILRYEESEAYEKKENPDPRTLTFIAKQLINANKLKHSTKLTSQIVTILVTCYVLLCICIGFMASMYTNEIASGKNTIVVPLALLIILLLVVLSFIYLQPTSGKKLAFSVPLVPFLPALSILINIYLMMMLDKMTWLRFSIWMIIGLCIYFCYGVWHSKMRRIKVTNVNDNGYVKEEAW
- the LOC114875977 gene encoding cationic amino acid transporter 2 isoform X2, whose amino-acid sequence is MKSWKVQSLCKAFSRKKDVTPSQDTKLARCLSTLDLTALGIGSTLGVGVYVLAGSVSKNTAGPAVIVSFAIAAIASMFAGLCYAEFGARVPRAGSAYVYSYVTMGEFTAFLIGWTLILEYVIGSASVVRGLSTYVDALFNNTMRNAFQSAAYIDISYFSSYPDFFAFGVTLIFSAALAFGAKESSLANNFFTLVNLSVVLFVIIAGSLQADVTNWKTKPTCTEEKCDYGSGGFAPYGIAGIITGAATCFYGFIGFDCVATTGEEAKDPQRSIPIAIVASLTVVFLAYFGVSTVLTTVLPYYEQNPDAPFPYLFDRIGWSWAKWVVTIGAICGLCASLLGAMFPLPRVIYAMASDGLIFGWMGKISSRFHTPIMGTFSAGILTGVLAAIFELTQLVNMMSIGTLLAYSIVAACVLILRYEESEAYEKKENPDPRTLTFIAKQLINANKLKHSTKLTSQIVTILVTCYVLLCICIGFMASMYTNEIASGKNTIVVPLALLIILLLVVLSFIYLQPTSGKKLAFSVPLVPFLPALSILINIYLMMMLDKMTWLRFSIWMIIGLCIYFCYGVWHSKMRRIKVTNVNDNGYVKEEAW
- the LOC114875973 gene encoding transcription termination factor 2-like — translated: MDESFNNWRNSPSTKNSQSILISDSDEEEDNVKTAEKEQIYVIESDESSLSASRNVTPTKKSNSVSSRNSSLTEEAVKHRIKKYILYDSDSTGVPNENDSSSSTHSRTDDTYEDSSDDETESEVEKNKKRKKGGLQRVQAGASNIFENSTMDEENNSETAISIAKQEIGVGNIDPLVAQQRALLACKKEQLRKQLSKTQLLFDTGNVDLLPDKGEKLRESIAMQKRELELITAELEGTPLTETASVKTDSEEIFPIYKYLPNATANLSSRELGKKAQTTLEKETALTADRLQDLHGSIVARPSENERAEDPQGLNVKLMPHQQHALAWLTWREQQKPPGGVLADDMGLGKTLTMISLILDSNAKKNVQKMDEFDDDEWTDNYKPLRHKGGTLVVCPASLLSQWENEIHHKCKRRMLSVVVHHGTNRENVPKRLAKHDVVITTYNILAREFKTRSTVYKIHWERVILDEAHIIRNHKSQGSQSVCELVANKRWALTGTPIQNKEMDLYSILKFLKCSPFDDIRVWKRWVDNKNAAACQRLATVMKALMLRRTKQELQASGALDCLPEKFIEEVFVELDSHEQLVYEKVLVFSRTLFAQFLAQRAEKEHMFDLAGGKYDRPTFLSNPNKNTQFTKAQNKLLSLHADVKTHEILVLLLRLRQICVHPSLIHSMLDQEDMQENGITDPENLDPGVLMQLNNITLCDDDGDANDEKDTGVDHRVTNNLLTSQNPVFKSNRVSSKMKAVLDTVTEILQTGDKMIIVSQWTSVLNIVASCLSSVKGATFSMFTGNVPIKERQGIMDSFNIPNSNPKILLLSLTAGGVGLNLVGGNHLLLIDIHWNPQLEVQAQDRIYRFGQRKDVHIYKFICKNTIEERIKQLQERKIEIAQNVLTGHKNTGASKLTFNDLKSLFAL